A genome region from Alistipes dispar includes the following:
- a CDS encoding cob(I)yrinic acid a,c-diamide adenosyltransferase — protein sequence MTRGQVHVYTGDGKGKTTAAFGLAVRALCAGKNVYIGQFVKSMAYNETKIARLFDGTDSAWGRVRIERFGRGCFIGRQPEAVDAELAREGLRRCAEALSGGEYGVVVLDEVSIALDCGLLSVGEVLEALAARAPQTEAVLTGRYAPQELIAAADLVTEMREVKHYYAQGVLSRDGIDR from the coding sequence ATGACGCGGGGGCAGGTCCATGTCTATACGGGCGACGGAAAGGGGAAGACCACGGCGGCCTTCGGCCTTGCCGTGCGTGCCTTGTGTGCCGGGAAGAACGTGTATATCGGGCAGTTCGTCAAGTCGATGGCTTACAACGAGACGAAGATCGCACGGCTGTTCGACGGTACGGACTCCGCATGGGGGCGCGTGCGCATCGAGCGGTTCGGCCGCGGCTGTTTCATCGGCCGGCAGCCGGAGGCGGTCGATGCGGAGCTGGCCCGGGAGGGGCTGAGGCGGTGTGCCGAAGCGCTTTCCGGCGGGGAGTACGGGGTGGTCGTCCTCGACGAGGTGTCCATCGCCCTCGACTGCGGCCTGCTGTCCGTCGGCGAAGTGCTGGAGGCGCTCGCCGCCCGGGCGCCGCAGACCGAAGCGGTGCTGACGGGGCGCTATGCCCCGCAGGAGCTGATCGCCGCGGCCGATCTGGTGACCGAGATGCGCGAGGTGAAGCACTACTATGCGCAGGGCGTCCTTTCGCGCGACGGCATCGACCGCTGA
- a CDS encoding TonB-dependent receptor, with protein sequence MRKTTVRIVAALLFPAALHAQGGAQPPQEAAAEARPERNIAIREVPIWGRRPMKEIGVERTTFDSVTLKENIALSIADVLTFNSPLFVKQYGRATLSTVSFRGTGPSHTQVTWNGMRINNPMLGMTDFSMIPSYFIDDASLLHGTSSVNEAGGALGGVVKLSTAPAAADGFGLQYIQGIGMYRTFDEFLRLTWGDEHWQVSTRAVYQSSRNDYKYRNRDKKENIYDEEMNIVGSYYPVERNKSGAFDDVHVLQEIYYNTGRGDRFGLNAWYINSNRELPLLTTDYADDTRFENRQREHTLRSVLSWDRLRRDWKVGAKAGYIHTWMAYDYRRDPGNGIMTSMTRSRSRIDTFYGQAAGEYAVGDEWLFTADIALHQHFVRSADKNIVLQQGDKAIVGYDQGRVEIDAAVSAKWRPAERLGLSAVLREQLYGTKWATVPALFADYLLSKRGNVVAKASVSRNFRFPTLNDLYFLPGGNPDLKNETGVQYEAGLSFAVGRDAIYTLSGSASWYDQRIDDWILWLPTTKGFFSPVNIKEVHAYGVEVRADLSVMLARGLKLDLDGTFSWSPSINVGEPMSPADQSVGKQLPYEPEFSGTATGRLAWRSWGLLWQFCYYSERYTMSSNDITLTGRLTPYVMNNLSLEKGFAFRRADLSLKATINNLFNEEYLSVLSRPMPRMNCEFFINVKPKWGKKNRTAK encoded by the coding sequence ATGAGAAAGACGACGGTTCGGATAGTCGCGGCGCTGCTGTTTCCGGCGGCGCTCCATGCCCAGGGCGGCGCGCAGCCGCCGCAGGAGGCCGCCGCGGAGGCCCGGCCCGAGCGGAACATAGCCATCCGCGAGGTTCCGATCTGGGGCCGGCGGCCGATGAAGGAGATCGGCGTCGAACGGACGACGTTCGACTCGGTGACACTCAAGGAGAACATCGCCCTGTCGATCGCCGACGTGCTGACGTTCAACTCCCCGCTCTTCGTCAAGCAGTACGGCCGGGCGACGCTCTCGACGGTCTCGTTCCGCGGCACAGGACCCTCGCATACGCAGGTGACGTGGAACGGAATGCGCATCAACAACCCGATGCTCGGCATGACCGACTTCTCGATGATCCCGTCGTATTTCATCGACGACGCCTCGCTGCTGCACGGCACGTCGTCGGTCAATGAGGCGGGCGGGGCGCTGGGCGGCGTGGTGAAGCTCTCGACCGCACCGGCCGCCGCCGACGGATTCGGCCTGCAATACATCCAGGGAATCGGCATGTACCGCACCTTCGACGAGTTCCTGCGTCTCACGTGGGGCGACGAGCACTGGCAGGTATCGACCCGAGCCGTTTACCAGTCCTCGCGGAACGACTACAAATACCGCAACCGCGACAAGAAGGAGAACATCTACGACGAGGAGATGAACATCGTCGGGTCGTACTATCCGGTGGAGCGGAACAAGAGCGGCGCGTTCGACGACGTGCACGTGCTGCAGGAGATCTATTACAACACCGGCCGCGGCGACCGCTTCGGACTGAATGCCTGGTACATCAACTCGAACCGCGAACTGCCGCTGCTGACGACCGACTACGCCGACGACACCCGGTTCGAGAACCGCCAGCGGGAGCACACGCTCCGCAGCGTCCTCTCGTGGGACCGCCTGCGCCGCGACTGGAAGGTCGGCGCGAAGGCCGGATACATCCATACATGGATGGCCTACGACTACCGCCGCGACCCGGGCAACGGCATCATGACCTCCATGACCCGCTCCCGAAGCAGGATCGACACCTTCTACGGGCAGGCGGCGGGAGAATACGCCGTGGGAGACGAGTGGCTCTTCACGGCCGACATCGCGCTGCACCAGCACTTCGTCCGGAGCGCCGACAAGAACATCGTCCTGCAGCAGGGCGACAAGGCGATCGTGGGCTACGACCAGGGGCGCGTCGAGATCGACGCCGCCGTGTCGGCCAAATGGCGGCCCGCGGAGCGGCTCGGCCTGTCGGCCGTCCTGCGCGAACAGCTCTACGGCACGAAATGGGCCACGGTTCCGGCCCTCTTCGCCGACTACCTGCTCTCGAAGCGCGGCAACGTCGTGGCGAAAGCCTCCGTGTCGCGCAACTTCCGCTTCCCGACGCTGAACGACCTCTACTTCCTGCCGGGCGGGAATCCCGACCTGAAGAACGAAACCGGCGTCCAGTACGAAGCCGGGCTGTCGTTCGCCGTGGGACGCGACGCGATCTACACGCTCTCGGGCTCGGCCTCGTGGTACGACCAGCGGATCGACGACTGGATTCTCTGGCTGCCGACCACCAAAGGATTCTTCTCGCCGGTGAACATCAAGGAGGTGCACGCCTACGGCGTGGAGGTGCGGGCCGACCTGTCCGTCATGCTGGCCCGCGGACTGAAGCTCGACCTCGACGGGACCTTCTCGTGGTCCCCGTCGATCAACGTAGGCGAACCGATGAGCCCGGCCGATCAGTCCGTGGGCAAGCAGCTTCCCTACGAACCGGAGTTCTCGGGCACGGCGACCGGACGCCTCGCATGGCGCTCGTGGGGGCTGCTCTGGCAGTTCTGCTATTACAGCGAACGCTACACCATGTCGAGCAACGACATCACGCTCACCGGACGGCTCACGCCCTACGTGATGAACAACCTCTCGCTCGAGAAGGGCTTCGCGTTCCGCCGGGCCGACCTTTCGCTCAAGGCGACGATCAACAACCTCTTCAACGAGGAGTACCTCTCCGTCCTCTCGCGTCCCATGCCCCGCATGAACTGCGAATTCTTCATCAACGTCAAACCCAAATGGGGAAAGAAAAACCGAACCGCGAAATGA
- a CDS encoding DUF5074 domain-containing protein, which produces MKRIIRYTLPAAGCLMLLTGCMKWDYGTTEEFSASGRGLFVTNEGNFQYGNATLSYYDPKTKRVENEVFFRANGFKLGDVAQSMTVRDGVGWIVVNNSHVIFAIDIDTFREVGRITDLTSPRYIHFLSDEKAYVTQIWDNRIFIVNPKRYEITGYIECPGMTMESGSTEQMVQYGKYVYVNCWSYQNRILKIDTETDEVVDELTVGIQPTSLVMDKNHKLWTITDGGYEGSPYGYEAPSLYRIDAATFEVEKQFRFKLGDWPSEVQLNGTRDTLYWINRDIWRMQVEEERVPVRPFIEYRDTKYYGLTVDPHNGDVYVADAIDYQQQGIVYRYTAEGEQIDRFYVGIIPGAFCWK; this is translated from the coding sequence ATGAAACGGATCATACGATACACACTCCCGGCCGCAGGCTGCCTCATGCTGCTCACGGGCTGCATGAAGTGGGACTACGGCACGACGGAGGAGTTCTCGGCCTCGGGGCGGGGACTGTTCGTCACCAACGAGGGAAATTTCCAGTACGGCAACGCCACGCTCTCCTATTACGACCCCAAGACCAAACGGGTGGAGAACGAGGTTTTCTTCCGCGCCAACGGCTTCAAGCTGGGCGACGTGGCGCAGTCGATGACCGTCCGCGACGGCGTGGGCTGGATCGTGGTGAACAATTCGCACGTCATCTTCGCCATCGACATCGACACCTTCCGGGAGGTGGGACGCATCACGGACCTCACCTCGCCGCGCTACATCCACTTCCTTTCGGACGAAAAGGCCTACGTGACGCAGATCTGGGACAACCGCATCTTCATCGTCAATCCCAAACGCTACGAGATCACGGGCTACATCGAGTGCCCCGGAATGACGATGGAATCGGGCTCCACGGAGCAGATGGTGCAGTACGGCAAGTACGTCTATGTCAATTGCTGGTCGTACCAGAACCGCATCCTGAAGATCGACACCGAGACCGACGAGGTGGTGGACGAACTGACGGTCGGCATCCAGCCCACGTCGCTCGTGATGGACAAGAACCACAAGTTGTGGACGATCACCGACGGCGGCTACGAAGGGTCGCCCTACGGCTACGAAGCCCCGTCGCTCTACCGCATCGACGCGGCGACGTTCGAGGTCGAGAAGCAGTTCCGGTTCAAGCTGGGCGACTGGCCCTCGGAGGTGCAGCTCAACGGAACGCGCGACACGCTCTACTGGATCAACAGGGACATCTGGCGGATGCAGGTGGAGGAGGAGCGCGTGCCGGTGCGCCCCTTCATCGAGTACCGCGACACGAAATACTACGGACTGACGGTCGATCCGCACAACGGCGACGTCTATGTGGCCGACGCCATCGACTACCAGCAGCAGGGTATCGTCTATCGCTATACGGCCGAGGGCGAACAGATCGACCGGTTCTATGTGGGAATCATCCCCGGCGCATTCTGCTGGAAATAA
- a CDS encoding adenine nucleotide alpha hydrolase: MTRHKAVFNWSGGKDSAHALWRAIRSERYEIVALLTTVNRSTLRSTMHGIPTELLRAQADRIGIPLHTVDLTPKGDMEDYSAAMDRAVRRYREEGVTHFIFGDIFLHDVRRYREERLAPAGIEVVEPLWGESSEQVMRGFLSSGLRTVVVTTMADGLGAEAIGREIDAAFVASLPAGTDPNGENGEYHTFCYDGPIFREAVPFWLGKPFAQSYDIRLDDGSVRTYGYWFADLQAAE; encoded by the coding sequence ATGACCAGACACAAGGCCGTCTTCAACTGGAGCGGCGGCAAGGACTCGGCGCACGCCCTCTGGCGGGCGATACGGTCGGAGCGCTACGAAATCGTCGCGCTGCTGACCACCGTCAATCGCTCGACGCTCCGTTCGACGATGCACGGCATCCCGACGGAGCTGCTCCGGGCGCAGGCCGACCGCATCGGCATTCCGCTCCACACGGTCGATCTCACGCCGAAGGGCGACATGGAGGACTATTCGGCGGCGATGGACCGCGCCGTGCGCCGTTACCGCGAAGAGGGCGTGACGCACTTCATCTTCGGCGACATCTTCCTGCACGACGTGCGCCGCTACCGCGAGGAGCGGCTCGCCCCTGCGGGCATCGAGGTCGTCGAACCGCTCTGGGGCGAGAGTTCGGAGCAGGTCATGCGCGGTTTCCTCTCGTCGGGACTCAGGACCGTCGTCGTGACGACGATGGCCGACGGGCTGGGAGCCGAAGCCATCGGCCGGGAGATCGACGCCGCCTTCGTCGCTTCGCTGCCCGCAGGGACCGACCCCAACGGCGAGAACGGCGAATACCACACCTTCTGCTACGACGGCCCGATCTTCCGCGAAGCCGTCCCGTTCTGGCTCGGAAAGCCTTTCGCACAGAGCTACGACATCCGCCTCGACGACGGATCGGTACGCACCTACGGCTACTGGTTCGCCGACCTCCAGGCGGCCGAATGA
- a CDS encoding ABC transporter substrate-binding protein: protein MIRPLRRFTLCAAALLLAACGARPGTSLEEFRTTVYRPAYAAGFEIVGAEGLQSTILRTRTPWQGAAEGTATALFIARNGETPPAGFDGQTVEAGAQRIVCMSSTHVAMLDAVGAAPRIVGVSGRESIANGYVAAHPDRVGDVGYDGNMDYERLLSLRPDLVLLFGVNGASPMEPKLRELGIPFCYIGEYLEESPLGKAEWLVAVAETIDRREEGERAFAPIPERYEALKAKVAESAARPKVMINTPYGDSWFMASAESYVARLIADAGGDYIYRENTSNRSLPIDLEKAYLLASGADVWINAGSFRTLAEFRARLPKFAGVPCVRRGEIYNCDRRTNAAGGNDYWESGVVRPDVVLHDLIAVFHPEALDAADREMHYYRKLE from the coding sequence ATGATACGACCGCTCCGCCGCTTCACGCTCTGCGCCGCCGCGCTGCTTCTGGCCGCCTGCGGCGCCCGTCCGGGGACCTCGCTCGAGGAGTTCCGCACGACCGTCTACCGCCCCGCCTACGCCGCAGGATTCGAAATCGTCGGGGCCGAGGGCCTGCAAAGCACGATCCTACGGACCCGGACCCCGTGGCAGGGGGCCGCCGAAGGGACCGCCACGGCGCTCTTCATCGCCCGCAACGGGGAGACTCCCCCTGCGGGATTCGACGGACAGACCGTCGAGGCCGGGGCGCAGCGCATCGTCTGCATGTCCTCGACCCACGTGGCGATGCTCGACGCCGTGGGGGCCGCACCGCGCATCGTCGGCGTCTCGGGCCGGGAGAGCATCGCCAACGGATACGTCGCCGCGCACCCCGACAGGGTCGGCGACGTGGGCTACGACGGCAACATGGACTACGAACGGCTCCTGTCGCTGCGTCCCGACCTGGTGCTGCTGTTCGGCGTGAACGGCGCCAGCCCGATGGAACCCAAGCTGCGCGAGCTGGGCATCCCGTTCTGCTATATCGGGGAGTATCTGGAGGAGTCGCCGCTCGGCAAGGCCGAGTGGCTCGTGGCCGTGGCGGAGACGATCGACCGGCGCGAGGAGGGCGAACGGGCGTTCGCCCCCATCCCGGAGCGGTACGAGGCGCTGAAGGCGAAGGTCGCGGAGTCCGCCGCCAGACCGAAGGTGATGATCAACACCCCCTACGGCGATTCGTGGTTCATGGCCTCGGCCGAAAGCTACGTCGCACGCCTCATCGCCGATGCCGGAGGGGATTACATCTACAGGGAGAACACGTCGAACCGCTCGCTGCCCATCGACCTCGAGAAGGCTTACCTGCTGGCCTCCGGAGCCGACGTATGGATCAATGCCGGCAGTTTCCGGACGCTCGCGGAATTCCGCGCACGGCTGCCGAAATTCGCCGGCGTTCCCTGCGTCCGCCGGGGCGAGATCTACAACTGCGACCGGCGCACGAACGCCGCCGGAGGCAACGACTACTGGGAATCGGGCGTCGTGCGGCCCGACGTGGTGCTGCACGACCTGATCGCCGTATTCCATCCCGAAGCGCTCGATGCCGCCGACCGGGAGATGCATTATTATCGGAAACTCGAATAA
- a CDS encoding GtrA family protein — MIEQFLKFCVVGGSGLFVDFGITYLCKEWLRLNKYAANSLGFLCASTTNYVLNRLWTFHNENPDIAGQYLRFLGIAAVGLAINNATIYLLHNRFRLNFYLAKLFATGVVTFWNFFMNYFFTFL; from the coding sequence ATGATCGAACAGTTTTTGAAATTCTGCGTCGTGGGAGGTTCCGGTCTCTTCGTGGACTTCGGAATCACCTATCTTTGCAAGGAGTGGCTTCGCCTGAACAAGTATGCGGCCAATTCGCTGGGATTCCTTTGCGCCTCGACGACCAACTATGTCCTGAACCGTCTCTGGACGTTTCACAACGAGAATCCCGACATCGCGGGGCAGTACCTGCGTTTCCTGGGCATCGCGGCCGTGGGCCTGGCGATCAACAACGCTACGATCTATCTGCTACACAATCGTTTCCGTCTGAATTTCTACCTCGCCAAACTCTTCGCTACGGGCGTGGTGACCTTCTGGAACTTCTTCATGAACTACTTCTTCACGTTCCTGTAG
- a CDS encoding TrpB-like pyridoxal phosphate-dependent enzyme: MKTKKFCLTERQMPAQWYNIVADMPNRPLPPLHPVTREPVTREQLSAVFAEELIEQEMSVERFIDIPEEVQEIYRIWRPTPLVRATGLEKALDTPAKIYFKNESVSPAGSHKPNTAVPQAYYNYKQGIRRLTTETGAGQWGSAIAFAGRHFGIDVEVYMVRVSYDQKPYRRLMMQTWGAQCFPSPSDRTASGRAALAKDPACSGSLGLAISEAVEMALQHPEDTRYCLGSVLNHVLLHQTVIGQEAVAQMEMADAEPDVVIGCFGGGSNFAGLAFPFLRKRLTGGNPVRVVAVEPASCPKLTRGAFRYDFGDVAGYTPLIPMYTLGHDFQPSDIHAGGLRYHGAGAIVSQLLKDGFVEACAIPQTETLGAGILFAKTEGIIPAPESTHAIAAAVREALQAREEGREKTILFNLSGNGVIDLYAYEQYLSGALKDYTPTDAEIRRSLDRIA; encoded by the coding sequence ATGAAAACGAAGAAATTCTGCCTGACCGAGCGTCAGATGCCCGCCCAATGGTACAACATCGTAGCCGACATGCCCAACCGGCCGCTGCCGCCGCTGCACCCCGTCACCCGGGAACCCGTCACCCGGGAGCAACTGTCGGCCGTTTTCGCCGAGGAGCTGATCGAACAGGAAATGTCCGTCGAACGGTTCATCGACATTCCCGAGGAGGTACAGGAGATCTACCGCATCTGGAGGCCGACGCCGCTGGTACGCGCCACCGGACTGGAGAAGGCGCTCGACACGCCGGCGAAAATCTACTTCAAGAACGAGAGCGTCTCGCCCGCCGGCTCGCACAAGCCCAACACGGCCGTACCGCAGGCCTACTACAACTACAAGCAGGGCATCCGCCGCCTCACGACCGAGACGGGCGCCGGACAATGGGGTTCGGCCATCGCCTTCGCGGGACGGCACTTCGGCATCGACGTCGAGGTTTACATGGTCCGCGTGAGCTACGACCAGAAACCCTACCGGCGGCTGATGATGCAGACCTGGGGCGCGCAGTGCTTCCCCTCGCCCTCGGACCGCACCGCCTCGGGCCGCGCCGCGCTGGCGAAGGACCCGGCCTGCTCGGGCAGCCTCGGACTGGCGATCTCGGAGGCCGTGGAGATGGCGCTGCAACACCCCGAAGACACGCGCTACTGCCTGGGCAGCGTACTGAACCACGTACTGCTGCACCAGACCGTCATCGGACAGGAAGCCGTCGCGCAGATGGAGATGGCCGATGCCGAGCCGGACGTGGTGATCGGCTGCTTCGGCGGCGGCAGCAACTTCGCAGGGCTGGCCTTCCCGTTTCTGAGAAAGAGGCTGACCGGCGGCAACCCGGTCCGCGTCGTGGCCGTCGAACCCGCCAGTTGCCCGAAACTCACGCGGGGAGCCTTCCGGTACGACTTCGGCGACGTGGCGGGATATACCCCCCTGATCCCGATGTACACGCTGGGGCACGACTTCCAGCCTTCGGACATCCACGCCGGCGGACTGCGCTACCACGGTGCGGGAGCCATCGTCAGCCAGTTGCTCAAGGACGGGTTCGTCGAAGCCTGCGCCATTCCGCAGACCGAGACGCTCGGCGCCGGCATCCTGTTCGCCAAGACCGAAGGCATCATCCCCGCGCCGGAATCGACGCACGCCATCGCCGCCGCCGTCCGCGAGGCCCTGCAAGCCCGGGAGGAGGGGCGCGAGAAGACCATCCTCTTCAACCTCTCGGGCAACGGCGTGATCGACCTCTATGCCTACGAACAATACCTCTCCGGTGCGCTGAAGGACTATACCCCGACCGATGCGGAGATACGCCGTTCGCTGGACCGGATCGCCTGA
- a CDS encoding ArnT family glycosyltransferase, with translation MLPLRSDMKESLKRSFASLGADGLVALWLGVWWCANLIEAGCTELANDEAYYHMFAQRLAWGYFDHPPVTALLVWLGERLFGGELGVRFFFTVLQPLYLWALWRLVRPADAVRRDATLFVMLSASTLLLQLYGFIAVPDGPLLASSAVFLWTFRNFSEGRRLAWLWMGAAIALMAYSKYHGALVLLFALAANPRLFARPALYASGAVAAVLLVPHLVWQYHHDWASFIYHLSARNSVFRPGYVVEFLANMLVVFNPFLVPIYVQAWRKTRPQSAVGRALKLLPAAFIGFFLLSSLRGYVQPQWVIVSVFGLIYVAFAYVRRHPRTRRYAMAAGGATLLLVAAVRVEMIFNPLGLRFEVFDNSESYGAIAAEAQGRPVVFRHGYAVAAKYAFYTGGEAYCQPNIRYRTHQWQFRDDDSRFAGREVLVECPPPGIADTTGRVRTVRLANGRSFTWFVDPDFRPVRKVGVTIGGMPRRVAAGDTLRLRLCFSNPYDYAIRVGMEPQGVRLSMLWKHGRFRVEEFPLEDRFTIPAGGEVSHEVIFPVPQRLSGAQFEAGFALCREGYTNWFNGKPVRTEVAAAESGKE, from the coding sequence TTGCTACCTTTGCGGTCCGATATGAAGGAGTCGCTCAAAAGATCGTTCGCCTCGCTCGGGGCCGACGGGCTCGTTGCCCTGTGGCTCGGGGTGTGGTGGTGCGCCAACCTGATCGAGGCGGGCTGCACGGAGCTGGCCAACGACGAGGCCTATTACCACATGTTCGCCCAGCGGCTCGCATGGGGCTATTTCGACCATCCGCCCGTGACGGCGCTGCTCGTGTGGCTCGGGGAGCGGCTCTTCGGCGGCGAGCTGGGCGTGCGGTTCTTCTTTACCGTGTTGCAGCCGCTCTATCTCTGGGCGTTGTGGAGGCTCGTCCGTCCGGCGGATGCCGTGCGGCGCGATGCGACGCTGTTCGTCATGCTTTCGGCCTCGACGCTCCTGTTGCAGCTCTACGGCTTTATCGCCGTGCCCGACGGGCCGCTGCTGGCTTCGTCGGCGGTTTTCCTGTGGACGTTCCGGAACTTCTCGGAGGGCCGCCGCCTCGCATGGCTCTGGATGGGTGCGGCGATCGCGCTGATGGCTTACAGCAAATACCACGGCGCCCTGGTGCTGCTCTTCGCCCTGGCGGCCAATCCGCGGCTCTTCGCCCGCCCGGCGCTCTACGCTTCGGGAGCGGTCGCCGCCGTGCTGCTCGTGCCGCACCTCGTGTGGCAGTACCACCACGACTGGGCTTCGTTCATCTACCACCTCTCGGCGCGCAACTCGGTTTTCCGTCCGGGCTACGTCGTCGAGTTCCTCGCCAACATGCTGGTGGTTTTCAATCCCTTCCTCGTGCCGATCTACGTGCAGGCATGGCGGAAGACGCGGCCGCAGTCGGCCGTCGGCCGGGCGCTGAAACTGCTGCCCGCGGCCTTCATCGGCTTTTTCCTCCTCTCGTCGCTGCGCGGCTACGTGCAGCCGCAGTGGGTGATCGTCTCGGTCTTCGGACTGATCTATGTCGCCTTCGCCTATGTCCGCCGCCATCCCCGCACGCGGCGGTACGCGATGGCAGCCGGCGGTGCGACCCTGCTGCTCGTCGCCGCCGTGCGTGTCGAGATGATCTTCAATCCGCTGGGACTCCGTTTCGAGGTCTTCGACAATTCCGAGAGCTACGGCGCCATCGCCGCCGAGGCGCAGGGCCGTCCGGTCGTTTTCCGCCACGGCTACGCCGTCGCGGCCAAATACGCTTTCTATACGGGCGGCGAAGCCTATTGCCAGCCCAATATCCGCTATCGTACGCACCAATGGCAGTTCCGCGACGACGACTCGCGTTTCGCGGGCCGCGAAGTGCTCGTCGAGTGTCCCCCCCCCGGGATAGCCGACACGACCGGACGCGTGCGGACCGTCCGGCTGGCGAACGGGCGCAGCTTCACGTGGTTCGTCGATCCGGATTTCCGCCCCGTGCGCAAGGTCGGCGTCACGATCGGAGGAATGCCCCGGCGCGTCGCTGCGGGCGATACGCTGCGGCTCCGGCTGTGCTTTTCGAATCCTTACGATTATGCGATCCGTGTGGGCATGGAGCCGCAGGGCGTGCGGCTGTCGATGCTCTGGAAGCACGGCCGCTTCCGCGTCGAGGAGTTCCCGCTGGAGGACCGTTTCACGATTCCGGCCGGCGGCGAGGTGTCGCACGAGGTGATCTTCCCCGTGCCGCAGCGGCTCTCCGGCGCGCAGTTCGAGGCGGGCTTCGCCCTGTGCCGCGAGGGCTATACCAACTGGTTCAACGGAAAACCCGTCCGGACGGAGGTCGCGGCGGCGGAATCCGGTAAAGAATGA
- a CDS encoding DUF2284 domain-containing protein → MNASVRYTAEEFAVELPAAEYAARFRDAERIAAYCRRCPNYGRSWGCPPFAKDPAEEWLRYGTALLVAAKITPREEGLPLAEAGRLLRPERIQIERRLLALERRYGGRAFSYVGSCLYCPEGSCTRPEGLPCRHPDRVRPSLEACGFDIGRTTSELFGIELKWGAEGKLPEYLTLVCGLFHDAGHVAWKE, encoded by the coding sequence ATGAACGCATCCGTCCGCTATACGGCCGAGGAATTCGCCGTCGAGCTTCCCGCCGCCGAATACGCCGCCCGCTTCCGCGACGCGGAACGCATCGCCGCCTATTGCCGCCGATGCCCCAACTACGGCCGCAGCTGGGGCTGCCCGCCCTTCGCGAAGGACCCCGCGGAGGAGTGGCTGCGGTACGGCACGGCGCTGCTCGTCGCCGCGAAGATCACGCCCCGCGAAGAGGGACTCCCCCTCGCCGAGGCCGGGAGGCTGCTCCGCCCCGAGCGCATCCAGATCGAAAGGAGGCTCCTCGCGCTGGAGCGCCGCTACGGCGGACGGGCATTCTCCTACGTCGGAAGCTGCCTCTACTGCCCCGAAGGAAGCTGCACCCGGCCGGAAGGGCTCCCCTGCCGCCATCCCGACCGGGTGAGGCCGTCGCTCGAAGCGTGCGGATTCGACATCGGCCGCACGACCTCCGAACTGTTCGGCATCGAACTGAAATGGGGCGCGGAGGGAAAGCTGCCCGAATACCTGACGCTCGTATGCGGTCTTTTCCACGACGCCGGGCATGTCGCGTGGAAGGAGTGA
- a CDS encoding polyprenol monophosphomannose synthase, translating to MRKLVIIPTYNEKENISAMISKVFSLEEAFEMLVIDDGSPDGTAAIVRERQQEFPGRLHLLERSGKQGLGTAYLTGFRWGLEHGFDYICEMDCDFSHNPDDLVRLSRTAAEGYDVVVGSRYVQGVNVVNWPMSRLLMSYFASVYVRLVTRMPLRDATAGFVCYSRRALETMDLDAVRMKGYGFQIEMKYTAWRLGLKLKEVSIIFVERREGVSKMSGGIFREAFFGVLGLPLRKIRRKAAR from the coding sequence ATGCGCAAGCTCGTAATCATTCCGACCTACAACGAAAAGGAGAATATCTCGGCGATGATCTCGAAGGTCTTCTCGCTCGAGGAAGCGTTCGAAATGCTCGTCATCGACGACGGGTCGCCCGACGGCACGGCCGCCATCGTCCGGGAACGCCAGCAGGAGTTCCCCGGGAGGCTCCACCTCCTGGAACGCTCCGGAAAACAGGGGCTCGGCACGGCCTACCTCACGGGATTCCGCTGGGGACTCGAACACGGATTCGACTACATTTGCGAAATGGACTGCGACTTCTCGCACAATCCCGACGATCTGGTGCGCCTCTCCCGCACGGCGGCCGAAGGGTACGACGTGGTGGTGGGTTCGCGCTACGTGCAGGGCGTGAACGTGGTGAACTGGCCGATGTCGCGTCTGCTGATGTCCTACTTCGCCTCGGTTTACGTGCGTCTGGTGACGCGCATGCCGTTGCGCGACGCCACGGCGGGCTTCGTCTGCTACTCGCGCCGCGCACTGGAGACGATGGACCTCGACGCGGTGCGCATGAAGGGGTACGGATTCCAGATCGAAATGAAATACACGGCCTGGAGGCTGGGGCTGAAACTCAAGGAGGTCTCGATCATCTTCGTCGAACGCCGCGAGGGCGTATCGAAGATGTCGGGCGGCATCTTCCGCGAAGCCTTCTTCGGCGTGCTGGGACTGCCGCTGCGGAAGATACGGAGAAAAGCCGCCCGCTGA